TTCTCGATATTCTTTCAACCTAAAATTAATAAATCCATCCAAAACTAATTCATGATGGTTATCCAGATAATCTACTATTTTTGTTAAAATAGTATTATGTCGTGTTGTACGACCAAAATCACTAAATACTTCATTATTGCTATTTAAATTTTTAAGGGTATTATCGTATACTATATTTTGTTCATCTGCACTAAAATAATAATAATTATGTTCAATAATTTTCTTTACGATTTTTTTTTCTTCCCTTAATATGATTAATTCCGCCAAAATTTTTGCAACATATGTCTTTAAAAGATTTTTAATTCGCTCATAATTACGAAAAGACAGCTCGCCCTCAATTACATTACAGCCCAAAAATGTATAGTTTCCTTTATTTATCTCATCAATTGCAACCCGAAATCCTTCTTGTTTAAGACTGATGCAATCTTGCTGCAATCTTGCCCGTATATCATCTGTTGTTCCTGTCAAGCCAACAGAAAGCAGTTTCACATTATCACTTCCTTCTTATCTATTATATGTACCAAGATTTATTTGCATACAAAATAAAAGCAGCCCAACAACAGGCTGCTTTTATCCTACTCATCAAATTACTAAATTAACCAATTCTAATTATTTGCTCTTTTATTGCTTTCAGCCATTCATCACGGCTGCTTAGAATAAACTTGATATGGAATCCTTTAATGGTAACAACTTTAATCACATTAGGAATAATTCCAAAGGTCTTTGCCGGATTAATTTCTCTAATATGGGTCAACGGTATTTCTTGAAGAAATTTCCGACTGATATCCAGTATATAGCCAACAAAAACCAATCGATCATT
The sequence above is a segment of the Veillonellales bacterium genome. Coding sequences within it:
- a CDS encoding GRAM domain-containing protein, producing the protein MYSFPLEEQERILKKGLANAYCDKEAYHGALYLTNDRLVFVGYILDISRKFLQEIPLTHIREINPAKTFGIIPNVIKVVTIKGFHIKFILSSRDEWLKAIKEQIIRIG
- the ytxC gene encoding putative sporulation protein YtxC → MKLLSVGLTGTTDDIRARLQQDCISLKQEGFRVAIDEINKGNYTFLGCNVIEGELSFRNYERIKNLLKTYVAKILAELIILREEKKIVKKIIEHNYYYFSADEQNIVYDNTLKNLNSNNEVFSDFGRTTRHNTILTKIVDYLDNHHELVLDGFINFRLKEYRERLVEIVDSAVDDLMMDLEYKEFIRVLRYFVDIQEPQVEEVHVLLNDNGNFRILDIEGKAINNQQFVDFLNESEINPEDLLITALITISPYNIMIHSTNPSAAQNVIETIKSIFEGRVAVCEGCPICRKK